Proteins encoded in a region of the Marinomonas maritima genome:
- a CDS encoding ABC transporter substrate-binding protein yields the protein MKRFFFCMSLMLSVSGAKLWAEEPVWFGKEDALRVLYINSAMDLASFEPILTDFVALHPDIRVAYRDVNTLELYYQTIKEQKKPQASLVVSSAMDLHLKLVNDGYAQTYQSSFTDRLPENFKWRNQLFAFSLEPIVMLVNKKAFPGNLPEDRQSLLQTIRQNEKAVTKRIGTYDIRKSGVGYLLASQDARQADVTWGRLLEAFGSHDIQTYCCTHEIIDDVASGKLVLGYNLLGSYASQRARDDDRLKMILPKDYTLMLMRVALIPKSAPNSEDAGIFLDYLLSDKAQGMMQTQGLLFPIRPDLNNPNDPYVVNAPGPTGVIELDQQLLVGRDYAKQKRFIRNWEMALEISEDD from the coding sequence ATGAAGCGGTTTTTTTTCTGCATGAGCCTAATGCTAAGTGTCAGTGGCGCTAAATTATGGGCCGAGGAACCGGTATGGTTTGGTAAAGAGGATGCGTTGCGTGTTTTATATATTAATTCCGCGATGGATTTGGCATCCTTTGAGCCGATTTTAACCGACTTTGTTGCTCTCCATCCTGATATTCGAGTGGCCTATCGAGACGTAAATACATTGGAATTGTATTACCAAACGATCAAGGAGCAAAAAAAACCACAAGCCAGTTTAGTTGTTAGCAGTGCCATGGATTTGCATCTTAAATTAGTCAACGATGGTTATGCACAAACCTACCAATCTAGTTTTACCGATCGCTTGCCTGAAAATTTTAAATGGCGAAACCAGTTGTTTGCATTTTCGCTGGAACCCATTGTCATGTTGGTCAATAAAAAAGCCTTTCCGGGCAATTTGCCAGAAGATCGGCAGTCATTATTGCAAACGATTCGACAGAATGAAAAAGCCGTAACTAAGCGCATTGGTACCTACGATATCCGAAAAAGTGGCGTGGGCTACTTACTCGCAAGCCAAGATGCGCGCCAAGCTGATGTGACATGGGGGCGGTTATTGGAGGCTTTTGGCAGTCACGATATACAAACCTATTGCTGCACTCATGAGATTATCGACGATGTTGCGTCAGGTAAATTGGTATTGGGTTATAACCTGCTCGGTTCTTACGCATCACAAAGGGCGCGAGATGACGATAGACTAAAAATGATTCTGCCAAAGGATTATACCCTGATGCTGATGCGTGTGGCTTTGATTCCTAAAAGTGCGCCAAATTCAGAAGATGCCGGTATTTTTTTAGATTATTTATTATCCGACAAAGCGCAAGGAATGATGCAAACGCAAGGCTTGTTGTTTCCAATTCGTCCCGATTTAAATAACCCTAATGATCCTTATGTCGTTAATGCACCAGGACCAACAGGTGTGATTGAATTGGATCAGCAGCTATTGGTTGGGCGCGATTATGCCAAGCAAAAACGCTTCATTCGTAACTGGGAAATGGCGCTAGAAATCAGCGAGGATGATTAG
- a CDS encoding response regulator transcription factor — MRILVVEDTQVLGQAICERLTSLGHGVDLIGDGKRADELLKYQAVDLILLDLNLPGLSGLQLLQKLRQRDDDTPVLILTARDQIEDRIRLLDEGADDYLTKPFDFGELEARCRALLRRKQGYATNITEHGNITVNRDSRQVFIDGELTAITNREFRLLEIFLGHLGRVLSKDEITDHLFNFNETPGPNAIELYVGRLRKKMVKGDLAINTLRGIGYVAEITKSSKPQ; from the coding sequence ATGCGAATTCTGGTGGTAGAAGATACTCAGGTCTTAGGGCAAGCGATCTGTGAGCGATTAACAAGCCTAGGACATGGCGTAGATTTGATCGGAGATGGTAAGCGTGCAGATGAGCTTCTTAAGTATCAAGCTGTGGATTTGATACTTCTAGACCTTAATCTGCCCGGCTTATCAGGATTGCAATTGTTGCAAAAACTGCGACAGCGTGATGATGATACTCCCGTTCTGATTTTAACCGCGCGCGATCAAATAGAAGATCGAATTCGGTTGTTAGATGAAGGCGCTGATGATTATCTAACTAAGCCATTTGATTTTGGTGAGTTGGAAGCACGCTGTAGAGCCTTATTGCGTCGCAAACAAGGCTATGCCACGAATATTACTGAACACGGAAATATCACGGTGAATCGTGACAGCCGACAGGTATTTATTGATGGCGAACTGACGGCTATTACCAATCGAGAATTTCGTTTGCTGGAAATATTTCTCGGCCATCTAGGTCGAGTGTTGAGCAAAGATGAAATCACTGATCACTTATTTAATTTTAATGAAACACCGGGCCCTAATGCGATTGAACTGTATGTTGGCCGTTTACGAAAAAAAATGGTTAAGGGTGATTTAGCGATTAACACCCTAAGAGGAATTGGTTATGTGGCAGAAATCACTAAATCATCGAAACCTCAGTGA
- a CDS encoding helix-turn-helix transcriptional regulator encodes MRDSIEVISYQNTANAHLHNHTQIVLPLSGRLILDVENKQQTVQFGQACFISTSQTHTHLAQEDNRCLVLNALPIWDSKIESEFSFIDLTPQAQAYLPFLSSLVSDTSNRLKTHQALNLLEHLLPIPQERIIKADVRLAKAKQLLDHHFEESWHLAKLASEVHLSPSQLAVLFKRHLGMTPKQYVLQRRLSEVKIWLSSTNKSLDDIAHKVGISNASTLVRLFTKQYQISPGRYRANHPR; translated from the coding sequence GTGCGCGACTCAATCGAAGTGATTTCCTATCAAAACACCGCTAACGCGCATTTGCATAATCATACTCAAATTGTATTGCCACTTTCTGGGCGTCTGATTTTAGACGTTGAGAATAAACAACAAACCGTACAATTTGGCCAAGCCTGTTTTATTTCCACCAGCCAAACACATACCCATTTAGCGCAAGAAGATAATCGCTGCTTGGTGCTTAACGCCCTGCCTATTTGGGACAGCAAGATTGAAAGCGAATTCAGTTTTATCGACTTAACACCGCAAGCTCAGGCCTATTTGCCTTTTTTATCAAGCTTGGTAAGCGACACAAGTAACCGTTTAAAAACACATCAAGCGCTTAACTTACTCGAACATTTATTGCCAATTCCTCAAGAGAGAATCATCAAAGCCGACGTTCGTTTAGCAAAAGCAAAACAGTTGCTCGACCACCACTTTGAAGAATCATGGCACTTAGCAAAGTTGGCGTCGGAGGTTCATTTAAGCCCAAGCCAATTGGCCGTTTTGTTTAAGCGTCATTTAGGTATGACCCCAAAGCAATACGTATTACAACGTCGCCTAAGCGAGGTAAAAATATGGTTATCGTCGACAAACAAAAGCTTGGACGATATTGCTCACAAAGTAGGAATAAGCAACGCCAGCACCCTCGTACGCTTATTCACTAAACAGTATCAAATCTCGCCTGGACGCTACAGAGCTAATCATCCTCGCTGA
- a CDS encoding sensor histidine kinase has product MWQKSLNHRNLSEEEERNALRKAPSLRFRFIVGGVLVIGIIASLAINLIFDYSQKLADLSYDRLLRSALLQMDENVGLIRNEVSIDIPWSAFATLAQAEEDRVFYKVESLEQGFITGYQDLNSMPPKPPVLDQIQFYNQEYSGELVRFAWVERYLTDPETAQTVRIVLGQTRLSREEMASAVTQKAVEVVVFIALVAITLIIIGSHLVLRPLHRIERALEERVMGDLTPIDINTPKETHHLKVAINHFMARLQTNLEQLENYTADAAHQLRTPLASLKALAENARDNTSVHNTSPEQQYQTLENIVKQCDTLSQTVTLLLNQAVVSHRLQTHRLEPIDLLEPIKASCREQAVTALHQGVHLSLDCELQKTLILGDSFSIQQMMQNLIENAVRYSGLGVEHATEVIVQVNEFERFYRIKVIDYGGGIPDIEKERVFERFYRGRYDIAGSGVGLAMVKDIVDHHSARIQILDTEPKGTTFQVDFAKFTLNKGTT; this is encoded by the coding sequence ATGTGGCAGAAATCACTAAATCATCGAAACCTCAGTGAAGAGGAAGAAAGAAACGCCTTAAGAAAAGCGCCGTCACTGCGCTTTCGTTTTATTGTCGGTGGGGTGTTGGTTATTGGCATTATTGCCAGTTTGGCCATCAATTTGATTTTTGATTACAGCCAAAAGCTGGCCGATTTATCCTATGATCGCTTATTGCGCAGTGCTTTGCTGCAAATGGACGAAAATGTCGGCTTAATACGTAACGAAGTGAGTATCGATATCCCGTGGTCGGCGTTTGCTACCTTGGCGCAAGCAGAAGAAGACCGAGTTTTTTATAAGGTCGAAAGTTTAGAGCAGGGGTTTATTACTGGCTATCAAGACCTTAATAGCATGCCGCCTAAACCACCGGTGTTAGATCAAATACAATTCTATAATCAAGAGTATTCTGGTGAATTGGTACGTTTTGCTTGGGTTGAACGCTATCTTACGGATCCAGAAACAGCACAAACCGTGCGTATTGTGTTGGGTCAAACGCGTTTATCAAGAGAAGAAATGGCGTCCGCTGTAACGCAAAAAGCCGTTGAAGTGGTTGTGTTTATTGCCTTGGTTGCGATCACCTTGATCATCATTGGTAGCCATCTTGTACTACGACCTTTGCATCGAATCGAGCGGGCGTTAGAAGAACGAGTCATGGGGGATTTAACGCCGATAGACATTAATACGCCGAAAGAAACGCATCACCTTAAAGTTGCCATTAACCACTTCATGGCACGACTTCAAACTAACTTAGAGCAACTCGAAAACTATACGGCGGACGCGGCTCATCAATTACGTACGCCATTAGCAAGCTTGAAAGCACTGGCAGAAAATGCACGAGACAACACATCAGTCCATAATACTTCCCCTGAACAGCAATATCAGACGCTAGAAAACATCGTTAAACAATGTGATACCTTGAGTCAAACGGTGACCTTGTTGCTTAATCAAGCGGTGGTCTCTCATCGCTTGCAAACACACCGATTGGAGCCTATTGATCTATTGGAGCCGATTAAAGCGTCGTGTCGAGAGCAGGCGGTGACGGCCTTGCATCAAGGTGTGCATCTTTCTTTAGATTGTGAATTGCAAAAAACCTTGATATTGGGCGACAGCTTTTCGATTCAGCAAATGATGCAAAATTTAATCGAAAATGCCGTGCGCTATAGTGGGCTAGGTGTTGAACACGCCACCGAAGTGATAGTCCAAGTGAATGAGTTCGAACGCTTTTATCGTATAAAAGTGATCGACTACGGCGGCGGTATTCCAGACATAGAAAAAGAGCGGGTATTTGAGCGTTTTTATCGAGGGCGCTATGACATTGCTGGCAGCGGTGTTGGCTTGGCAATGGTAAAAGACATTGTTGATCATCACTCTGCCAGAATCCAAATACTGGATACAGAGCCAAAAGGCACCACGTTTCAGGTGGACTTTGCTAAATTTACGTTAAATAAGGGCACAACATGA
- a CDS encoding methylamine utilization protein, with protein sequence MKSKGNMMRYLIALMCFFTFQNVYADMTLTIMDQDNKPVSDAVILLSKESVSTPDAVAIMDQIDESFVPRVLVIQKGQYVNFPNSDDIRHHVYSFSKPKAFEIKLYKGSEIPPIAFDKPGLVVLGCNIHDDMIGYIIVADNSYVIKTDKDGKASLPVKQGDTVTLWSERFIEGVNTTKQINITNDTEQSLSLEFLPPIEIMGHSMGYGFGKKQW encoded by the coding sequence ATGAAATCAAAAGGAAATATGATGCGTTATTTGATCGCTCTAATGTGTTTTTTTACCTTTCAAAATGTCTATGCTGACATGACATTAACCATCATGGATCAAGATAATAAACCGGTCTCTGATGCGGTCATACTGTTATCTAAAGAATCCGTGAGCACTCCTGATGCCGTCGCGATAATGGATCAAATTGATGAATCCTTTGTACCGCGTGTTTTGGTTATTCAAAAAGGCCAATATGTTAACTTCCCTAACAGTGATGACATTCGACATCACGTCTACAGTTTTTCTAAACCGAAAGCCTTCGAGATTAAACTCTACAAGGGGTCAGAGATTCCGCCGATAGCATTCGATAAACCGGGGCTGGTAGTGTTGGGCTGTAACATACACGACGATATGATTGGTTATATTATCGTCGCTGACAATAGTTATGTGATAAAAACCGATAAAGACGGCAAAGCCAGCTTACCTGTTAAACAAGGTGACACAGTCACGCTATGGAGTGAAAGGTTTATCGAGGGTGTTAATACCACAAAACAAATCAACATCACGAATGACACAGAGCAAAGTCTCTCTCTAGA